The Pseudomonadota bacterium nucleotide sequence TACCCACGCATGGGTGTCGACGACGATCACTCCTGCGCCTCCCAGGTGGCGTCGATCGGCTCGGTCGGGTCGTCGTAGCGCGTCACCGAACCGCGCAGGCGCCCCAAGATCTCT carries:
- a CDS encoding type II toxin-antitoxin system Phd/YefM family antitoxin; the encoded protein is EILGRLRGSVTRYDDPTEPIDATWEAQE